A window of Hemiscyllium ocellatum isolate sHemOce1 chromosome 35, sHemOce1.pat.X.cur, whole genome shotgun sequence genomic DNA:
atgttctatgtatcacCCGCTGCTCCAGACTTGCCATAAAATGTCTATATCATGGCtctatttctcctctcactctcctctcaccctaGCTCTAGACAAAGCATACTTTTTAAAAACCTAATTCAGCCTAATTGGTCAACGTGAATGCTTCCACCTTTCAAACCAACTAAGGAATCCATGATTCTATTCTTGTTAAAGGATCTGCTGCCGATGTGCAGAAGGGAGCAGTTCTGTGGACAAGCTGGTTGGTCCGACTTGAATCCAATTGGATTTGTAAAGAGAGCATGTGAATGATCAAATGAGGGACCAATTGTATGTCATTTCCACATAGGTGCATCGCTGCTCCCACAATTCAACGGTGGAATGTTTCCCAACTCCATTCTTTACTCAGCGTTTCACCCACTCCACCCTTCACAATCTTCAGTAAGTGTTGCAATCCTCCAGATGTGAAAAAATTTCTTCTGCCGAATCTGACAGTCTATttaactgcaaaaaaaaaagcctAGAGAAATATAGCAAGAAACTAATCCAAATAGGCAGATCTGAACTGAAGTGGCAAATGCAGTCTTTGTTCCTTTAGCAAGAGAACGCAGTCAccgaaaaaaaagaggaaaaaaatgtAGAGAGAAAGATAACGTTCCCACCATTCTGCACAGTAATTCTTTGCAGCCGAAACAATTTCCTCCTTTAGTTTTGCACTGTAAGAATATCAAAAACTCACAGACAAACATGCTTATATAAAGTTTCTCGCAGTCACCTGCCAAATCGGCTAAATTTCACCTTCTGCATAAATCATTTCCAACACGCTGACTCTTTTATTTTCAACTCTTCCCGCCGAATTCACAACATGGCTTAGTGAGATGTGTACACTCCAAGATGTTTTTCACTCTTCTGGTATATATCATTTTGATCAGTGACAGTGTGTGCTCACTTGCTAAACTGGGAAGCCATTCATGATGCAGGAAGTTGAGACAAAATTCAGCACTTAGGAGATGCATTGTCCTGAGCCTGAAGTGACATCATATTGTCATTTGCTTACGGACCCTGTCTTGGGAATCTCAATACCTTCAACTAGATCTCTCGGTCGAACATTGTCTGTTGAAGAAATGTTGAGCAGTTTTGACTTTACAACTctagagttaagaagaatgagagcaGAATTAATTGGGGTATAGTAGATGCAAAAGAGGATTGACAAATTAACGGATTTTTCCCATTGTGGGGTAATGTAGAAATTGAGGATAAAGGGTGGAAGATTCCAAGTCGAGATGAGGAGCAAAGAGGCATGAACCTGTGGAAGTCAGCACCCAAGACTTTCGTGGTGCCGGAGGGCAcagtaaatttaaggaagagttaGGTTCTAATTAGTAATTGGTTAAAGGGTAATGGAGGGCCGACAGGAAATGGGGGTTGAGGCCAAAATGAGATCAGTGATGATTGCAagaaatggtggaacagacttaaaGAGCTGAAATGGCAACTTCTGTTCCGAGTCCTCAAGCTCTTTTATCTGCAGCTGTGGTGTGGCATGCAGTTGACGAGAAAGAAGCTTGTGCAACTCTGCTTTGGGTGGAGAGTTGGTTTTGCGATCCTGAGCAGAGGTAGAACATGAGTCTGCCTCAGATACCGAAATGGAAAAAATGAGAATTGAAGGGTGTCACTGGAAAGGAGCGATGTTTCTGATAGATGAACTGCATTCCATCAAGTTTCCAATTCTTGTCAAGCAGCGCATATATCTTGAACACTTGTATCTGAATGTAATAAAACTGGAGCTATACAATGTGACATATCAAAACTGTTTCTTATCGTCAATTGCACTGAAGGTCACTCGCCTCAGTGGCAATGATAAGTGACTACAGCTGCTGAAACAGTTAGCtgtggatgcaagtttgtatTGTGAAAAGTATAATCAGTAAATTCAACAATGGACAGGACAAAAACAATTTTTCCTGAAATTTTCTATTCCACTTGTTTTGCCACGAATAGGATGGGAACATTTTAACCTAATAAGTATGCTTCTGTCTTCACTTAACGTGTCACAGCTGTAGAGCATTACCCCCCTCAACTCTTGCTTTTCTTGTTACTTTATTTCATTTTTCCAGCACCTGCACCATTTTGGTTTTGTTCAGAATTCTCGTGAGATGCAGAGTTTGAGAATAAGGTCAACACACTCATGAAACGTGGTTCATGACAATATTTTGTTCCCATTGGTAAATGTATGACTTCATGTTCATTTGTGTGGAAAGTTTTTCATCAATTAGTTTACATGAGCCACAACTAAAAATATTACATACCATAAGAAGTATCACTGGTTATGACGGAAACTGAAAACGAACACTAACATGTCTCCAAGTATTAAACGCATATACAGTGAGTTCTAGGTTGACCAAGTGCATTCTTAATGATAGTTTGATTAGAATCAGTCCCCAAAGATGTTGAGTTCTACTTATTGCACTGTGAATTTTTTGTATTTACTTTACAGGTGGTAGATACTTGTGTTTTGCACGTTGTAAAAGGTGAAAACAGTGCACCTCTTGTGTAATGATCAGTAGCTAAtcctaaaaaaaatcagaacCGAAGTGTTTCTTTCATCAGCTGACTTACTGAGCCAAACAGATCGAGTCAAAGAGCAGGCtatatggaaaaaaaaatctccaacaACATGCTTAGCTAACTCATTATTTTTCATTACAAAAGGCTCTGGACCACAAATAGAGACGTGGCTGCATTGGTGTCGATTCTAATTAAGCACAATTTTTGAATTGCATCATGTTCTGTGTGGATTGAACTCAAGATTGCTTCAGTCTGAATAATTTGGAGAGAGAATTTAATGCTGATACACATAGGAAGATCATTTGATGAAGAAATGTGCTACATTTTCATCAGCAAGAGATTTGATTGCAAAGTTTGAGATGATCAGGAGAACTAAGTGATGTTTAAAATAGaacctttcttttccttcaaatttGTCTTTCCAAAGTATGAATGATTTGCTATCTCAGCATTTTAAATGGACTTGTTGCACATCAGAATCAGGATGTGCTTTGCCTAATTTGACCCAATTAAAGGAAGATTCATTACCTTCTCTAGTGACAGAATCGCATCTGTACTAAATTTAGTTGCAGTTGACATCTTCATGTGAAGTACAGACGTAATCCAGGAACTGCACCAGTCAGAAAGGAAATCGACCTCTGCAATTTTAATATCATTCTAATCCATAAGCAAGACATCAAAGCCAATGAAAATAAACAACAAGAACTCGCCTTGAGACAACACCCTAGAAGCTCAGTTGAATGTACTTTTTATTGAATAAGATTGCAAATCGAACATTCTTCAACACAAACATCTTACACGATatgcaatgaagggcaacatcAGGCAAAGACATTTCAGTTTATTCAAATATATTCtctgacatgaaatattaacttttttCACAACAGACATAACCATTTCGATCTATATAATTCAAATCTGTTGACAATATGACATATAAACATCTGTGCATGACTTATGATCTTTCCAAGCGAGCTTCTAATTTACTTGCATTGTTGAAGCAACCTAAGGATGTGTTTCTTATATTGTGATTATTACTGTCGTCTTAGTTTGTAGAACTTATATTCCTACACTGACACAGTAGAAGATGCTTGAACGTTTTCCTGAAGGTCATATTGCTCAGTGCATAGCAGGCAGGATTTAGAGTACTATTGATATAACAGAGCCAGTATCCTATGTTCCAAACGGTGCTGGGGACACACATTGGGCAGAAGGTATCTATGAGAACAATGACATTGTATGGACTTGCTGTAATTATAAAGGCCAGAAGAATAGCCAGGATGGTTCTTGTCACCTTCTTTTCTCGTAATACCGCACCCTTTGCCCTCTTAACATGTCCTCTGGTCACCTTAACAACGTCATCTCTTGTTCTGATCATTCTGATATTTCCATTTCCGTTGTTGGTACCTGATGCTTCTCGCACTGTGATGCCACAGGTATCATTCTTTTGAAATTTGCTGAAAATATTTATTGAAGAGAGTTTCAAGTTATGTGACCTGAAATAGTGGAGTGCAGTTAAGCCGTTGGTATATGTTTGTGTAGCACCTTCTTTGTTCACATTTGATGATGCCAGGGTGAGGAAGCCAGCCTCTCTGGGAAATACCTCCTCTACTCCTTGATCCCAACCAACACCTGATGTTTCATTATTTATTATGCCAGGTTCCGTTTTGACCTCTGGCAACTGAACAAGAATCTTTGCTGTTTTTCTATTATTTGGTTTCATTAATTTGTCATTCACTAGACTGGGAGAAACAGTGGCCTTACATGACTCAGATTCATTTCTATCGTCCTTCATTCGACTCTTGCTGGCCCGAGATATAAGCACATACAAAATTGTCATTATGGTAACCGGGATATAGAAAGCAACTATGGCAGTACCAAAAGTTATACCTGGATTTGAGAAGAACTGCACATAACACTCATCGTCTAAGACAATCCGTTCCCccacaatgaactgccagaagagaATGGCAGGAGCCCACAGTAGAAAAGACAACATCCAAACAGCTGCAATCATTATCCCTGCCATCTTAGTGGTTCTTTTCACTGGGTAAAAAATGGGCTTTGTCACACTGAAGTAGCGGTCAAAGCTGATGATAAGGAGGTTCGTGGCAGAAGCGTTACTGACGACATAGTCTACAGTAAGCCATAAATCACATACCACTGGACCCAAAGGCCAGTATCCATTGACAGTGTAAATGGTGTATAGATTTATAGACAATACACCAATGATCAAATCAGCACAGGCTAAGCTGAAAATAAAATAGTTGTTAATAGTTCGTAATTGTCTGTTTACTTTGATAGAAACTATGACCAGAATGTTTCCAATGATGGTCACCAAGCTTAATGTTCCTGTCGCAATCACAATGCAGATCACTTCAACCATTTTGTAAGGCCACCATCCGACAGTGCCAGACAAGTCTGTTAAATTGATGAGAGATTGATTTGCTCTTGTTCCACTTGCCATAAGTCTGCTCTGTTGTGTATCTAGTACTTAGAAAGCATAAACACAGAAGAGAAAAGGAAAGGATTAGGaaacaaattttaaatattttgcagTTAAAGAAACAGCATTTTTACGAATTAAAGTTCAATCAGGAACGCCTTTTAAAAAGTGGTCTTATAATATGTAAGGATTTCGTGTTTATATAGTGTTCTATTACATGCGTGATTCCACAACGTTCAGTAATTGCAGCTCACTTTCAGTTGTATGTTGCAAAGAGTTGGATATAAGACAGATATACAAGAAGTTGGCAGGTGATTAAAAACTGGCATTTTAAAATAGGTGATGGCAGCTTCGTGATCCATTTTGAGCTTAATTTTATAGGCCATATTTAAGAAgataatttgcacattttccttttGTGGCAAAGCAACACTGGCCTAAAGGAATTTGAAGGGGCCTTCGATTGCTCATGAACTGATTTGATCCCAACATCCTTGTCTGCCCCAACTTAATGTGGCAatgaagatttaaaaagaattaaaacatacatgcacacacttcGTATTTATCATCTGAGgtacagattataagagcaggaaggttaaGCTGGAATTGCATAAATCATTAGTTCTGCCACAATTTGAGGAGCATGTTCATTATAGAAACAATGCAATTGCATTAAGGAGGATACAGAGGATATACATAAACAAGCAGTATTAGAACCAGAAGAGATGATGAATAGATGCAAGATAAGATGTTTTGGGATTTCCATCTTTTGCAAAGAAAAGTGAATGCAGTGTATCAATTGACATGTTGAAACTTTAACTGAAAATTTAAAACATGACATAATTTCTTTGCAGAATGACGTGTTACCAGAGGACACTTAAAAAGTGTTTCTTAGAAATATCACAATGGCTGACTCGAATTCTCTGTTACATTTTCTAAGGCACAGAAAATACAAATTGTGGCTGGAGTAGGGCACTCAGCCTATtaatcctgctctgccattcaataataaCATGGCTGATCCTTTGTGGATGTCTGACTACCACCGGTAAACCTTTACAGATATGCTTCACATAAAAAGGTGTTCGTGCTTTGATATTAGAAGTTCTCTGTTTCCCCTGCCGAATCAGGAAGTGAGTTGGAAAACCTTATGTTCCTTGAAGAGAAAGCTAAGATCACTGCATTTCTGTATTCAATGGGTGATTCGTAAATTTTAAACAATTTTCTTTAGGTCTGGGTTCTTAAGTAAAATAAAAGATTCTCTGTACATCTATCTGTCAAGAACCGGCAGGACCTTAATTAAAATCATCATTCAGCTGATGTTGTAATTCTGAAACAAAACGAAAACAGGAAGTGTGGGAGAAACTCAACTGTTCAGGCAGGATCTCTGGAGATTGAAATGGTGTAAAAACGTTGAGCCAGACATAATGTTCAAAAGC
This region includes:
- the LOC132832579 gene encoding muscarinic acetylcholine receptor M2-like, which gives rise to MIPVTGIYPQAIEMTAWKDRVLIDEILSTGILPNHDRTYQIQKLLELIQQIRPSAPITWRIPEWRRNFRRFMVKLFLTFRVEPNSNHDYKKKISADLFHKHSMYGRPGNYRRVNLTCLDKLSEFTFLSPLNNSVSRAHNNVATTQPYKMVEVICIVIATGTLSLVTIIGNILVIVSIKVNRQLRTINNYFIFSLACADLIIGVLSINLYTIYTVNGYWPLGPVVCDLWLTVDYVVSNASATNLLIISFDRYFSVTKPIFYPVKRTTKMAGIMIAAVWMLSFLLWAPAILFWQFIVGERIVLDDECYVQFFSNPGITFGTAIVAFYIPVTIMTILYVLISRASKSRMKDDRNESESCKATVSPSLVNDKLMKPNNRKTAKILVQLPEVKTEPGIINNETSGVGWDQGVEEVFPREAGFLTLASSNVNKEGATQTYTNGLTALHYFRSHNLKLSSINIFSKFQKNDTCGITVREASGTNNGNGNIRMIRTRDDVVKVTRGHVKRAKGAVLREKKVTRTILAILLAFIITASPYNVIVLIDTFCPMCVPSTVWNIGYWLCYINSTLNPACYALSNMTFRKTFKHLLLCQCRNISSTN